The Parabacteroides sp. AD58 genome includes a window with the following:
- a CDS encoding N-acetylmuramoyl-L-alanine amidase, with protein sequence MAKLKYLVIHCTATPEGREVSSADIRKWHTSPVAQGGRGWKQVGYTDLFHLNGGVERLVENNEDAQVDPWEVTNGAKGYNSVSRHIVYAGGVEKDGKTPKDTRTGCQKKTLEKYVKDFHRKFPDVRIVGHNELAAKACPSFDVQEWLKEIGINQ encoded by the coding sequence ATGGCAAAGTTGAAATATCTGGTAATACACTGTACGGCAACTCCGGAGGGACGTGAGGTTTCATCTGCGGACATCCGCAAATGGCATACATCTCCGGTTGCCCAGGGAGGAAGAGGATGGAAGCAGGTTGGCTATACCGACCTGTTCCACCTGAACGGAGGCGTGGAACGTCTGGTAGAAAACAATGAGGATGCACAGGTGGACCCTTGGGAAGTGACCAACGGAGCCAAGGGATATAACAGTGTGAGCCGTCACATCGTGTATGCCGGAGGCGTGGAAAAAGACGGTAAGACCCCGAAAGACACCCGCACTGGCTGTCAGAAAAAGACACTGGAGAAGTATGTGAAGGATTTTCACCGGAAATTTCCTGATGTACGCATTGTAGGACACAACGAACTGGCAGCGAAAGCCTGTCCGAGTTTCGATGTGCAGGAATGGTTGAAAGAAAT